A part of Calonectris borealis chromosome 30, bCalBor7.hap1.2, whole genome shotgun sequence genomic DNA contains:
- the GTSF1 gene encoding gametocyte-specific factor 1 isoform X2 — protein MATAERGGPRRPRRKPGPVAVATRRRARPVGNLLRRAAGPGSDLGPAMDPEALVQCPYDKSHQVRVSRLPYHLVKCQRNNPQVARTLATCPFNARHRVPQAKLRSHVASCPDKLQPDLPHETDTSLGNRMKQPEVPTAWQGPPCQEDWEAELEDLEDPPPFIFNVRTNDLLLPCDSSAPAAPTSRSRGGGVAGCPAVGAEQRAQERPGHRTVAAGPGQCPSLHHDQGDRSAGGGTAPSTAAVGGDCTHRF, from the exons ATGGCGACAGCGGAGCGCGGCGGCCCCCGCAGGCCGCGCCGGAAGCCGGGCCCCGTTGCCGTGGCGACGCGGCGGCGCGCGAGGCCCGTTGGGAATCTGTTGCGCCgagccgccgggccgggctcggACCTGGGCCCCGCCATGGACCCCGAGGCGCTCGTCCAGTGTCCCTACGACAAGAGCCACCAGGTCCGGGTGTCCCGACTGCCCTACCACCTCGTCAAGTGCCAGCGG AACAACCCGCAGGTGGCCCGCACGCTGGCCACCTGCCCCTTCAACGCCAGGCACAGGGTGCCCCAGGCCAAGCTGCGGAGCCACGTCGCCTCCTGTCCCGACAAGCTCCAGCCCGACCTTCCCCACG AGACGGACACATCCCTCGGCAACAGGATGAAGCAACCAGAGGTCCCCACGGCCTGGCAGGGCCCCCCGTGCCAGGAGGACTGGGAGGCTG AGCTGGAGGACCTGGAGGACCCTCCGCCATTCATCTTCAACGTCAGGACAAACGACCTGCTCCTCCCATGCGACAG ctctgccccggcagcacccacgAGCCGGAGCCGAGGTGGTGGAGTCGCAGGATGCCCTGCAGTGGGTGCAGAGCAGCGGGCACAGGAGAGACCAGGACACAGGACAGTGGCAGCAGGACCAGGGCAGTGTCCGTCTCTCCACCACGACCAGGGGGACcgcagtgctggggggggcactGCCCCCTCGACTGCTGCTGTGGGGGGTGATTGTACTCACAGGTTTTAA
- the GTSF1 gene encoding gametocyte-specific factor 1 isoform X3 yields MATAERGGPRRPRRKPGPVAVATRRRARPVGNLLRRAAGPGSDLGPAMDPEALVQCPYDKSHQVRVSRLPYHLVKCQRNNPQVARTLATCPFNARHRVPQAKLRSHVASCPDKLQPDLPHETDTSLGNRMKQPEVPTAWQGPPCQEDWEAELEDLEDPPPFIFNVRTNDLLLPCDSGMSPGAGDPTEPPRSPRHPGK; encoded by the exons ATGGCGACAGCGGAGCGCGGCGGCCCCCGCAGGCCGCGCCGGAAGCCGGGCCCCGTTGCCGTGGCGACGCGGCGGCGCGCGAGGCCCGTTGGGAATCTGTTGCGCCgagccgccgggccgggctcggACCTGGGCCCCGCCATGGACCCCGAGGCGCTCGTCCAGTGTCCCTACGACAAGAGCCACCAGGTCCGGGTGTCCCGACTGCCCTACCACCTCGTCAAGTGCCAGCGG AACAACCCGCAGGTGGCCCGCACGCTGGCCACCTGCCCCTTCAACGCCAGGCACAGGGTGCCCCAGGCCAAGCTGCGGAGCCACGTCGCCTCCTGTCCCGACAAGCTCCAGCCCGACCTTCCCCACG AGACGGACACATCCCTCGGCAACAGGATGAAGCAACCAGAGGTCCCCACGGCCTGGCAGGGCCCCCCGTGCCAGGAGGACTGGGAGGCTG AGCTGGAGGACCTGGAGGACCCTCCGCCATTCATCTTCAACGTCAGGACAAACGACCTGCTCCTCCCATGCGACAG TGGGATGTCTCCGGGTGCGGGGGACCCCACGGAGCCCCCACGGAGCCCCCGCCACCCCGGGAAGTGA